The following coding sequences are from one Primulina eburnea isolate SZY01 chromosome 15, ASM2296580v1, whole genome shotgun sequence window:
- the LOC140815614 gene encoding uncharacterized protein — protein MSVVEYTSQFNALGSYAPAIMADEVMKLHRFKKGLNNRIQSALAVYQPVNFSDLVGAAIRAKADIRRREEKKRNKASGVCFECGKSGHGITECSTVANRPAGPNRGTGPNAGAGPSKSKEDKPNARVFAMTQEEADDANEVVSGTILIQQVSAYALFDCGATHSFISKRFAKKLGCKPEKLNEPFLIATPTSRVIETHEIYRDCKISISEQTFSANLKQLIMVDFDVILGMDWLARNNAIVDCKGKKVRLQTTN, from the exons ATGTCAGTCGTGGAGTACACCTCCCAGTTCAATGCCCTTGGATCATATGCTCCAGCAATCATGGCGGATGAAGTTATGAAATTACACCGCTTTAAGAAGGGGTTGAACAACAGAATCCAATCAGCTCTAGCAGTTTACCAACCTGTCAACTTTTCAGACCTGGTGGGCGCGGCTATCCGAGCCAAAGCTGACATTCGTCGAAGAGAAGAGAAAAAGAGGAACAA GGCCAGCGGTGTATGCTTTGAATGTGGAAAATCAGGGCACGGAATTACAGAGTGTTCTACCGTCGCCAACCGACCAGCAGGCCCGAACAGAGGAACTGGGCCAAACGCAGGAGCAGGCCCTAGTAAATCAAAGGAGGACAAACCTAATGCCAGGGTCTTTGCCATGACTCAGGAGGAGGCAGACGACGCCAATGAAGTCGTGTCAGGTACCATACTTATTCAGCAAGTGTCTGCTTATGCATTATTTGACTGTGGTGCTACCCATTCCTTTATATCTAAGAGATTTGCTAAGAAGTTAGGTTGTAAGCCCGAGAAACTAAATGAGCCCTTTCTTATAGCCACACCTACAAGTAGGGTCATTGAAACTCACGAAATTTACAGAGATTGTAAAATCAGTATTAGTGAGCAGACTTTTAGTGCCAACTTGAAACAATTGATCATGGTCGATTTCGACGTAATCctaggaatggattggttagcaagAAACAATGCGATAGTAGATTGTAAAGGGAAGAAAGTCAGACTCCAGACTACTAATTAA
- the LOC140815615 gene encoding uncharacterized protein, whose protein sequence is MYRDLKNSFWWNGMKRDVAEFVSRCHVSQQVKVEHQRPGGLLATSGNPRVELKAAQDRQKSWSDLKRRPVEFNVGEKAYVKVSPMRGVFRFSKAWKLNPRYVGPFEILENVGMLACRLALPPNMSRIHNLFHVSQLRRYIPDPIHVLEVEPLLVKGNLGEGLKYEEVSIRILDTKEQVLRRRIIPYVKVQWSNHTEQEATWEVGEKMRKEYPYLFGDQANSSFVDETSHKEGGM, encoded by the exons ATGTACAGGGACCTCAAAAATAGTTTCTGGTGGAATGGCATGAAAAGAGATGTAGCTGAATTCGTCTCTAGATGTCATGTAAGCCAACAGGTCAAAGTAGAACACcagcgacctggaggattacttGCAACCTCTGGaaatccccgagtggaa ctcaaggcagctcaagaccgacaGAAGAGCTGGTCCGATCTTAAAAGAAGGCCTGTAGAGTTCAATGTGGGCGAGAAGGCTTATGTAAAAGTCTCGCCTATGAGAGGAGTTTTCCGATTCAGTAAAGCTTGGAAACTGAACCCTCGTTATGTTGGACCATTCGAAATCTTGGAAAATGTGGGCATGCTAGCATGCAGGCTGGCATTGCCACCAAACATGTCAAGAATCCACAACTTGTTCCATGTGTCCCAATTGAGAAGGTACATTCCAGACCCGATTCACGTATTAGAAGTAGAACCGCTCTTGGTCAAAGGGAACTTGGGAGAAGGACTGAAATACGAAGAAGTCTCTATCAGAATTCTGGACACCAAAGAACAAGTTCTTAGACGACGTATTATTCCCTATGTCAAAGTGCAGTGGTCCAACCACACAGAgcaagaagcaacttgggaagttGGAGAAAAGATGCGGAAGGAATATCCCTACCTATTTGGAGACCAAGCCAACTCAAGTTTCGTGGATGAAACTTcacataaggagggagggatgtaa